CTTTCTCATGATCATTAATGGATATGGATATGTCGTCACGGAACATTTGGCTAACAAAAGGCATAGCATTTACCAGAGATTCAAGAGTATTCAATGTGCATCTTTCCTTCCCAATACAAAAAGTGGAATTTTTCAATCTATTTAAGTTGAACTAAAGATATATTCACACGTACACTCCGATGACAGAATAACCTTCCAATCGCTGTTATCTCCAGATTTTTTTGATTCCCTTTTCTCAAGGGAAAAATCCGGTGATAAAGGCGAACGCTTCGCTTTTTCAGGTTTTTTCTGTCCTCTACGTTTCTGTGTAAATGATTAGTTCAACTTATATAGTCTCTATATCGGTAACATTTTCCGTTTTTTTAAATTAATGTCCTAATGAAGGTGTAATTGGCGAAGGAAAAACCGAATTTCCTGATTTTTTGTAAGCGTAAACAAAAATCTATAGCCACCATAGAACATGTCAGTTATACTGGGATTATTAATTGGTGCCTGAGTAAACTAGAAGATATTAACGTTCAGGGCAAGGGCGTTCCTTACGAAGGTTAAGCGCTATATCTCTAGATCCTGTCACAGCAGAATAGGGGTCTGAGCTGCTCGGCTGGACGTTTTATTTCGGATACGATTTTATTTCAATGTGAGAGGGATGTGTGCGATCAATGACGACCTATTTCAGTGAACCGCAGAGCATGTATTACCGATTTGGAGAAGATCAGGATCAGGTGCTGAAGGTGCTGGCCGAGAGGTATATTGGGGCCAATGCGCAGGCTGATTTTGTATATCGGGTATTCCAGAAGTCTGGTATTTTGCAAAATGAGAAAGGGCTTTATGATCTGAATTTAGGTAAACGCTTTCCTGATGCTCCCAAAGATTATATATCCTACGCAGCTGCGCTGGTCTGGGGAGACGAGGACCGGAATCTGGATGTGTTGGTCCGCTGTTATGGACCTGTTCGCTTTTATTTCAATGAGCAGTTGGTCTATCGCTCTACCGTAATGGATGAGATCAGTCCTGATGCAACGGTGAAGCTCAGCATCGATATCAAGCCCGGTTGGAACACCATTTGGCTGGAAATGAAGAATACCCCTGCCGGATTTGGCTGCCAGTTTGGCTCTGATGAAGGTAAAGTGCGTATTCTGAACGTATTTGCGCCGTTTCAGGAGAGACAGGGACAAGCGGGTTGGGTGTTCTCCCAACCGAACCTTGCTGTGAGTAAGCAACCAGACTTGCTTGGACAAGAAGCAGATTACAGTTTGAAATGGCTGCCTGAGACAGGCTGGTCTGATGAAGATAAAACCAAGCCAACCCTCGAACGAATATACGGGCATCTTCCTGGACGGCATGTGTATGCTTGGACACATTTGAACAATACCGATTCAACCGGGAGTCAGGTACGATTGTCAGGTCAATCCTCGGGTTCTTTAAGTATATGGATTAGCGGCAAGCCTGTGGCGCAAGTGAGGGAGGCAGGTCCGTTCGAGGTGGATGTAGCAGCCTCTTTTGGGCGGAGTGACCTGCTTGTCCGAAGTGAATGCGATGATGCGGCAGGACCGTGGCATTTTAATTTGAACGCAACCGTTTCGGGTAAGCCGCTTCTACTTGAACTTCCTCAGCGTGTCCACGGTGCTTCCGGAGAGTCATGGTTATATGTCGGCCCCTTTGAGTCGAAGGTTGAACCGGATGTGCAGGATCTTACCCGAACAGACCGAGTGTACCAAACCGGGGGAGAACAGACATATTGGCGCTTGGATCGACCGGATGCTTGGATTAGACCCTATTATGAAAACGCCATGTTAAGCAATAAATGGACAGTGGGCAGTGTAACCAACTATGGTCGCTGGGATTATCCATTGGGTGTCACTGTATATGGTCTATTACGGACTGGGCGTTATTTGCAGAGACCGGACATTACACGTTATGCGGCTGAGCATGTGCAGGCATGTACCCAGATGTATGAATACTCATTATGGGATCGGGAGCAGTATGGTTTCCCGGCTGTCAATCAACAATTGGTCATGCTGAAAATGTTGGATAATTGCGGTTCATTTGGTTCGGCCATGCTGGAAGCGTATTCAGAGTGTCATGAACCAACGTTTCTTCCGATTGCTGAACGGATTGCAGATTTCATGCTTTCCCGCCTGGAAAGGCAGGAGGATGGGGCATTTTATCGCACATGTGTAGGCGAGTATGCCGAGAATACCATGTGGGCAGATGATCTATATATGAGTACGCCGTTTCTCGTTCGTTATGAACGAGTGACAGGCAACTCAGCCGCATTGGATGAAGCCGCCAGACAATTTTCACTGTATCGGAAATATCTGTTCATGCCTGAGTTCAAGATCATGTCTCATGTGTATGATTTCAAATACGGACAGGCAACGCAGATTCCATGGGGACGTGGCAATGGCTGGACACTATTCTCCTTGACGGAGGTATTGGAAGCTTTGCCGGCAGAGCATCCCGAGCGCCCGGCTCTAATTAATTTCTTCAACGAACTGTGTGAAGGGTATGCGGCCCTTCAAGGAGAAAGTGGGTTGTGGCATCAGGTGTTGAACGAACCGCAGACGTATGAAGAAGCCTCCTGCACGGCGATGTTTGCTTATGGTTTTGCGAGAGGTGTACGTTTTGGCTGGTTCAAAGACCCTGAAGTTTACGTCACGGCAGCCGAGCAAGCTTGGAGGGGACTCATCTGCAAAGCGATTGATCGTCAAGGGAATGTCCATGGCGTGTGCAGTGGATCGCGATATGCGTTTACGGCAGAGTATTATGATCAGGACTTGCGTACCGTCACCAATGACAATCACGGAATAGGCATTATGATGCTGGCAGGGACCGAAGTGGCAAAAATGAAGAAACATCTGGCCGAGCACAGGGTGTCTTCACCTGCAGTATCACATTCCTGATAGATCATAACTGAGACGGGTACACCACCGCCGGGAATGTTATTCCCGGTGGTTTTTGATTCCTTTAACTCCTTACTTTTTTGACAGGAAAGCTTACTTTTGTTTATGTCATGTCCAGCAATGGACCTATACAATAGGTTTTGTAAGCGATTCCATAGAAGTAAAAGGGGAGGAAATTCATTTATGATGATCACCAAAAAGTGGGTAACCCTGTTCTGCCTGTCCCTGTTATTGTTCGCTACAGCCTGTTCGGGAGGAGCCACGGATAAGCCAGCTTCTTCTGGCGAAGCAAGTGGAAGTGAAGGAGACTCTTCAGGCAAGATTGAACTGCGCATGACCTGGTGGGGATCACAGACCAGGCATGATCTGACGACCAAAGTCATCCAACTATTTGAAGAGAAACATCCGGGAATCACCATTAAACCTGAATACTCTGGTTGGGATGGTTATTTTGACAAATTAACGACACAGGTAGCCGGTTCAAATGCACCAGATATCATTCAGATGGATTACGCATTTCTGACTGACTTTGCCCGCCGTGGGGCCTTGCTTGATCTGACCCCATTTGCAGAGAGCAAAGAGCTGCGGACAGAGGACCATGATCAGAGCATGATTACAGCCGGTTCGATTGACGATAAATTATATGCGATTACCCTCGGAGTAAACGCACCAGGTGTCATTTATGACGCCACCGTATTTCAGGAATTAGGTATTGAAGAACCGCAAGAGAGCTGGACATGGAAGGATTTTGGGGATATGGCGACCAAGATTGCCGCAGCCAAAGGTGATGGTTTCTATGGATCTGCAGACATTTCCGGTACAACCAACATGTTCGAAGTGTTTATCCGACAATCCGGGAAAGGTTTGTTCGACGGTGGCACAATGACCGCTACCAGCGAAGAGCTTCAGCAATGGTTCGATATGTGGGGCGCACTACGCGAGAATGGTGGAGTGACCACAGCGGAGATCACGGCATCCACCACCAATGCACTGGAGACACGCCCGATCTCACTGGGTACAGCTGCCATGGATTTTGCATGGTCCAATCAATTGCTGACATTCCAGCAGGTGAACAAAAACCAGGATCATAAGCTTGGCATACAGGTGCTCCCGCATGGTGTTAACGAGCAACAAATTGGCGAATACCTGAAACCAGGCCAGTTCCTCTCCGGTTATGGCAAAACGAAACATCCGAAGGAAGTTGCCATGTTCATTGATTTCATGGTCAATGATCCAGAAGCAACCGCTATTCTTGGTTCTGAACGTGGTGTGCCGGTTAACTCAAGCATTCGCGAGCAGATGCAGCCAACGCTGCCGGAAGCGGAACAAGTCATTTTCCAATTTATCGATACCGTATCGAAGCATTCCAGTGAAATTGATCCACCATACCCGCAAGGATTTGCTGAAGTGGACACAAGTTTCAAGAGCGCAAGCGAGCAGATCGCCTTCGGTCAAGGCAATACTCCAGATGTCATTGCTCAGTTTATTGAAGGAGCCAAGGCTACGCTTGGATCGAGTCAATAATAATTGAAACTGTCTCAGACTTCTAATTCTGCGGGGAGGTTGCGAAGATGAACACATCACAGATCAGTCAAGCCCGAATCGAGCGTGTAGCTACCCGGCGGGTCAAACGGAGATATGCGCATAATGGAGCCGCGCTTCTGTTCCTCGCCCCATGGCTTGTCGGATTGTTATTTCTCACCTTAGGTCCAATGTTGGTATCGTTATACATCTCGTTCACCGATTACAGTATCCTGGCCACCCCTTCTTGGGTCGGTCTGGATAACTACACAACGATGTTCACATCGGATAAACTGTTCACCCAGTCGCTCAAAGTCACCTTCACGTATGTCGCTGTATCCGTACCGGTCAAGTTGATCTTTGCGCTGCTTGTAGCGATGTTGCTCAACAAAGGGATTCGAGGGCTTGGTATTTACCGGACCGTGTATTACATTCCGACATTGCTTGGAGGTAGCGTTGCAATTGCAATGTTGTGGCGTAAAATGCTGGGCGGTGACGGGTTACTCAATAGTGTGCTTGCCATGGTAGGTATTAAGGCGCCTGATTGGGTTGCCAATCCGAAGTATGCCCTATATTCCATCGTGCTGTTATCCGTATGGCAATTTGGATCATCGATGATTATTTTCCTGGCAGGCTTGAAGCAGATTCCACCTGAATATGATGAAGCCTCAGCGGTAGATGGTGCAGGCCCTCTGCGGAGATTCTTCTATATAACGTTGCCGATTCTGTCACCCGTCATCTTTTTCAATCTCGTGATGCAACTGATTACGTCCTTTCAATCGTTCACACAGGCTTTTGTCATCAGTAATGGTAGCGGAGGACCAGTGAATTCAACCTTAATGTACTCTCTGTATCTGTACAAAAAAGGATTCTCATTCTTTCAGATGGGTTATGCTTCCGCGATGGCCTGGGTGCTGGTCATCCTGATTGGCGTATTTACATTGCTCGTATTCCGCAGCAGCAAGCTGTGGGTGCATTATGAGGATGGTGGGAAATCATGATTGGACAACGAAACTCTACAGCATGGGTCGTCAGCAAACATGTGTTGATCTCAGGCATCGCCTTTGTCATGCTCTACCCGATCCTCTGGATGCTGGGGAGCTCATTCAAACCGGGACATATGATCTTTACAGAGACCTGGTTCTGGCCACAGGAATGGAATTGGCAAAATTACATGAATGGCTGGTCTGGAATTCAGGGGAATCCATTCTCCCGGTTCCTGACCAACTCTGTCATCCTGTCGCTTGGTGCCGTGCTGGGCAATGTCATCTCCTGCTCTATGGCGGCATATGCCTTCGCGCGACTGAATTTTCGATTCAAAGCCATCTGTTTCGGCCTGATGCTCATGACGATTATGCTGCCGCATCATGTAACGCTGATCCCGCAGTATATTCTCTTCAACCACCTGGAGTGGGTGAACACGTATCTTCCGCTTGTGGTGCCAAAATGGCTGGCGACCGATGCCTTCTTCATTTTTCTCATGGTACAGTTCTTCCGGGGATTGCCCAAAGAGCTGGATGAGGCGGCAACTATTGATGGATGCGGTCCTGTGAAAATATACACCAAAATCATCATTCCACTTGCTTTTCCAGCGCTGGTTACCACGATGATCTTTACGTTCTTGTGGACATGGGACGACTTCTTCAGTCAGTTGATCTACTTGAGTGATGTTAGCAAATACACCGTGCCGCTAGGTCTGCGTCTGTTCCTTGATTCGAGTTCTCAATCCGATTGGGGTCCGATGTTTGCCATGTCGGTGTTGTCATTGGTGCCATGTTTCATTGTATTTATCGTGTGTCAAAAGTACTTCGTGGAAGGAATCGCGACCTCTGGGCTCAAAGGGTAATTCCAAGACGAAACGAGTTGATTTTTCCATGGGGAAAGGAAGCTGGTCTTCATTCATTAATCAAAAGCTGCAACAAAGCAAGCTCTCCACGTTGATGGTGACTTGCTTTATTGCGTTTAACCTGTTGCTCGTCTCGGTTGTTGTCTGGCTGGCATATCAGTCTTTCTCCGCGGTCACATTTGCCGAGATTAGCAAAGCACGTCTGGCTCTTCTGAACGAGAGCACACGTCGGGGATTTGATTTCATCACAGGGGTAACAGGAACCGCCTACGGTTTGGCAAGCAATCGGGAACTGTCCAATCTGCTCGAAACGGCCGATACGGGCAGGCTTGCACAGATTCACCAACGGAGAGAGGTCTCTCGAATCCTGGATCATACCATGGTCGTGAGTGAAGGCATCACCTCCATCGAACTGTATACGGATGTCTTTAATGAAGTGACAGTGACGATGGCTGATCGCATATTTCCTGTGGACACCATCACACACGACTCTTGGTTTGCAACGCTGGAAAAGGCTGATGCGGCTTGGGTGCCGCTGCGTGAGAACGAATCTGGCCAATCTTTGGTCGGATATGCCCAACGGATTTTCGACAGTCATGGCGGAACGGTTGCCTATGTGCTCATTCGGCTGAGTAGAGAGGACATTGTACGCAGGTTTGCTGATGTACCCATGGTGCTTGATGGAAAAGTCCTGTTGGTAGATACGGCTGGTAATGTCGTAATGGAGATGGGGAAAGCTGATCCAGCAGGGGAGAATGTACAATCCGATCATGCTGAAGGTGATACATTGGAACAACAGGAACGAGCGAATAGAAGTAATGAAGTGAGTACAGTTCCAGAAACGGGTGATGCCTTAAACGCATCTTCTTCTATTATAGATAGTGCATGGATTCAGGAACATGTCCAGCCTGGCGCAGACGGATACGAAGTCGTTTCCGGCCAATCCGGAGGTGCCCAATTGGTGCTCTACTCCAGACCAGCCATGCTTCAGTGGCGCCTCGTACAGACTATTCCGGTGTACACACTGTTATCTCCGGTCAGGCATGCGGGCTGGCAGATTCTCGGCATTGCCATACTGGGACTATTATGCTCCGCTGTGCTTGCGTACCTGTTCGTAAGGCAGATTATCCGCCCACTGAGACAATTGATCAAGCGAATGAGACAACTGGAGAAAGGGGACTTCGATACCCGGGTGCAACTTTCGTTTACGGAGGAGTACGCCCACTTGGCTTATGGCTTTAATCATATGGCTTCACAACTCACAACGCTGATGGAACAGGTGAAGGAGGAGAGCCGGGCCAAGCGTGAAGCCCAGACGGGCTTGCTTGAGGCCCAGATCAAACCCCATTTTCTATACAATACCCTCGACATGATCCACTGGCGCGCACTCGATTATGAAGCCAAGGATATCAGTCGCATGATTGTGCAGCTTAGCAAGCTGTTACGGATCGGACTGAGTGGAGGGAGGTTGTTTATTCGGGTTCGAGATGAGTTGGAGCATGCCCGTTGCTACGTTAATATACAGTCAGAGCGGCTACCGTTCTCCATTCAATATCAGGAGCAGATCGATCCGCGTATTCGCGGTTGTCACATTCCCAAGATCATTCTGCAGCCCTTTATCGAAAATACCGTTATGCACGGGCATCCTGAAGAGGGGACACTTCGAATTCAAGTGCATATGCACGAAGAGGTTGGCCCGCATGAGGATATCGTCATTCGCATTACGGATAATGGGCAAGGTTTGCCGGAGGGATGGAAACTCGAAGAGACATATGGCATCGGTGTACGGAATGTGCATCAACGGATTCAGTTGTATTGCGGGAAGAGGTATGGCGTTCAACTGAACAATAGAGAATCAGGTGGCGTGGAAGTAACCATTACGCTGCCGCGTATTGAGACCGACGAGCAATTAAATCTATGGCTGGACGGTGAAAAATGATGAAGACCATTATGCTTGTTGATGACGATCCTCATATTGTAAAGGCATTAACAGATCATATCGACTGGCCTTCTCTGGGCCTCAGCATTGCAGGCACTGCTTCAAATGGCTTGGATGCGTTGGAGCTGTTTCACCGTATGCATCCGGATGTCGTTATGACTGATGTCTATCTACCTGGGATGACGGGGCTTGAGATCACCCAGACGTTGCGACGTGATCATCCCCACCTGCCGATTATCATTCTTAGTGGATATGACGAATTCGAGAACGCCCGGGCAGCTATGCGCTGGGGGGTGAATCACTTTTTGCTGAAGCCGGCGGAGGTTGAGGAGATTGAGTCTGTGTTGCGGGAGGTGCTACTGGAACAAGATGTGCGAGAGCGGCATGAGCGGCTGGAGCGGACGTATAAGCAGGAGGTCGGACGGGTACTTCCGTATTTGCGCAAACAATTTCTTCACGAACTGCTGACTACACGGTATCGGGCAGATGAACTGCCTAAAGAACGCATGGACTATATAGGCATTCATATGTCCTCACAGACACGCGCCATTAGTCTGCAGCTGAATCGCCCCGTATTTTTGACACGGATGAAAGAACGGGATTGGCAGCTTCTCCGCTATGGGGCGGCTGATATTATTCAGGAGACGGTGAAGGAACAGGCGGCGCGCATGAATGGTCAGGTAGAGATTGTTGATTATTCGGATCAGGTATTTGTGTTGCTTCTATTAGGAGATAAAGATCTATTGGAGGAATGTCTGCCACTCATAGAGCGGATGATCGATCAGATCTTTACGTATCTGAAAATTGAAGTGAGTGCTGGAATCGGAAGATCCAAAAGTCACCCATGTGAGGCGATAGATTCTTATCTCGAGAGCAGGGAAGCGGTGGAAACAGCAGAGTTTCAGGGTGGAAGTCGTATCTACCACTACGAGGCATCTGAGGATACAGAAGCAAGTGTGACCGATTACTCATTATTGCTTCGTCAATGGAATGAGGCTTGGGCGGATATTCGACCTGATCTGGCGGAAGAGCTATGGCAGGACATTCACCTTTTGCTGAGAGAGGGGAACTGTGTTGGGATACAGGATGTACAGGTGGTGGCCGTCAGTCTGTTTGACACGTTGATTCATAGCTGGAACCGACTTCATCCCATGTTAACACCGCCACTGGCGATGAGTGATTTTTTGCGTGAAATTCAATCGAAGTATGCGTTGCATGATCTGGTAAGCTGGATGGACCGTATTATCTGCAACTGGTTAGAACAGATACGCAAGGAGATGGGCGAGAAAAAAAGCAATAAACTTATCGAGCAGGTGAAACAGTATGTGGAGCTGCATTACACCGAAGAGATTAGTTTTGAAGCGATAGCCAAGGGACTATTCGTACATCCGAAGTATTTGAGTCAACTGTTCAAAAGGGTGACGGGCGAGAATTTCGTGAGTTATTTGAACGGGTACCGAATTCAGAGAGCGTTGGAACTGTTGCAGTCGGGTCATTACATGGTATATGAGGTGAGCGAGATGACGGGGTTCCGTAATGCGACGTATTTCAGTCAGGTGTTCAAAATGCTTACGGGCAAGAGTCCGTCTGAGGTGGGGTAAAGCGATACAGGTAAAGTATTTTAAATAAAGTGGAAGAGGCGGAATGGTTCTTATGATTATCGATCAGCAGGAATATTACATTAAAGGCTTATCTTACTCAATTAGATCGGCAGAGGAAAGAGATGCTGAGGCCTTGTCTTCACTTCGTGTACAAATGGACGGGAAACCGAGAACATGGATCGTGAAGATGGTGAGGCGTATATCGACGCAGCCGGGTTTAGGCGGATCATCCATAAGGACACGGAGAAGTCACGGCATCTGTTCCTTGTTGCTGTAGTAGCGGGCGAGATTGTGGGGTATTCCCGATGTGAAGGCATAGAGTTGAAGCGCTTTTGGCATAAGGTTGAGTTCGGCGTGTGTGTAGCCAGAGCGTACTGGGGACATGGGATTGGCAAGAACTTGTTAGTGCAGTCGATAGAATGGGCAGACCAGACTGGTGTAGAAAAGATGACATTGAACGTACTGGCATCCAACGAAAAGGCAATTGAGTTATACCAAATGAGTGGCTTCGAGATCGAAGGTATCCTGAAAAAGGATCGGCGACACGCGGATGGACAGTATCACGACACGATAGTGATGGGCAGGTTTAAAGACTAATAATTAAAAAGTGAAGATCACAATCTATATAAGCCTGCAGCCTATGGAGTTCGAATATTAGATTCGGTGTCGAGATAATAGAAAGCAGTATCATTGAATAGAGGTATTGTGTTTCATATTTTATAGAACAAAGTAATGATGCTGATTGAGTCTGTTCACAACCTATATTGAGATAGATTAGACCGGTGAGTGTATATAGGGTATAGTATGAGGATATCGCCATTGGAAAAAGAAATTATGAAGAGATTGAATCATATATATCTAATTTGCCTATGGGATATTTTACAAGTAGTAATTGTGTTGTGTATATGATATATTCTATTTCCGGCCAAAAAAACACGAGAAACAAAGTGCCGCAGGCAAAACAAATAAGCTTCGAAAGAAACTTAAAAAAAGAGCTTGCTAAGTTGGATCGGAAGTGTTATGATATAAAAGTTGCTGAGGAGAACAACACTCGGTAACGAAACAAGTTTGATCTTTGAAAACTGAACAACGAGTGAGTAAACATTCTGCTTGCAGAATGAACGCGAAAGTTCGAAACAAGCCTTGGTTTGAATCGACTGGAGCACAAATGAGATTTTTAATCTCGTCAGATTCAAAATGAGCTTATCGCTCTTTTCAATACTTTATTGGAGAGTTTGATCCTGGCTCAGGACGAACGCTGGCGGCATGCCTAATACATGCAAGTCGAGCGGACTTGAAGAGAAGCTTGCTTCTCTGATAGTTAGCGGCGGACGGGTGAGTAACACGTAGGCAACCTGCCCTCAAGTTTGGGACAACTACCGGAAACGGTAGCTAATACCGAATAATTGTTTTCTTCGCCTGAAGGAAACTGGAAAGACGGAGCAATCTGTCACTTGGGGATGGGCCTGCGGCGCATTAGCTAGTTGGTGGGGTAACGGCTCACCAAGGCGACGATGCGTAGCCGACCTGAGAGGGTGATCGGCCACACTGGGACTGAGACACGGCCCAGACTCCTACGGGAGGCAGCAGTAGGGAATCTTCCGCAATGGGCGAAAGCCTGACGGAGCAATGCCGCGTGAGTGATGAAGGTTTTCGGATCGTAAAGCTCTGTTGCCAGGGAAGAACGCTTGGGAGAGTAACTGCTCTCAAGGTGACGGTACCTGAGAAGAAAGCCCCGGCTAACTACGTGCCAGCAGCCGCGGTAATACGTAGGGGGCAAGCGTTGTCCGGAATTATTGGGCGTAAAGCGCGCGCAGGCGGTCATTTAAGTCTGGTGTTTAATCCCGGGGCTCAACCCCGGATCGCACTGGAAACTGGGTGACTTGAGTGCAGAAGAGGAGAGTGGAATTCCACGTGTAGCGGTGAAATGCGTAGATATGTGGAGGAACACCAGTGGCGAAGGCGACTCTCTGGGCTGTAACTGACGCTGAGGCGCGAAAGCGTGGGGAGCAAACAGGATTAGATACCCTGGTAGTCCACGCCGTAAACGATGAGTGCTAGGTGTTAGGGGTTTCGATACCCTTGGTGCCGAAGTTAACACATTAAGCACTCCGCCTGGGGAGTACGGTCGCAAGACTGAAACTCAAAGGAATTGACGGGGACCCGCACAAGCAGTGGAGTATGTGGTTTAATTCGAAGCAACGCGAAGAACCTTACCAGGTCTTGACATCCCTCTGACCGGTACAGAGATGTACCTTTCCTTCGGGACAGAGGAGACAGGTGGTGCATGGTTGTCGTCAGCTCGTGTCGTGAGATGTTGGGTTAAGTCCCGCAACGAGCGCAACCCTTGATCTTAGTTGCCAGCATTTCGGATGGGCACTCTAAGGTGACTGCCGGTGACAAACCGGAGGAAGGTGGGGATGACGTCAAATCATCATGCCCCTTATGACCTGGGCTACACACGTACTACAATGGCCGGTACAACGGGCTGTGAAGCCGCGAGGTGGAACGAATCCTAAAAAGCCGGTCTCAGTTCGGATTGCAGGCTGCAACTCGCCTGCATGAAGTCGGAATTGCTAGTAATCGCGGATCAGCATGCCGCGGTGAATACGTTCCCGGGTCTTGTACACACCGCCCGTCACACCACGAGAGTTTATAACACCCGAAGTCGGTGGGGTAACCGCAAGGAGCCAGCCGCCGAAGGTGGGATAGATGATTGGGGTGAAGTCGTAACAAGGTAGCCGTATCGGAAGGTGCGGCTGGATCACCTCCTTTCTATGGAGAATCGTTTCCTGCAACGGAAACATTCAAATATAAGTCTTCAGGAAGCATGCTTCCGAAGCGAGCTTTACTTCGTAAAGCTTTTAACTCACTCGTTGCTCAGTTTTGAGAGCTCAAACTCTCAAAAAGCTTGCTTTTGCATGGAGCTTGTTCTTTGAAAACTAGATATCGAAACGAAAGTAAATGCGAATTAGAACATTCCTTTAAGCTGAACTTGTGCAAACAAGTGAAGTGTTTATAAGGTAGATAATTGCTTTTGCGATGGTATCGAGTGGGAGCGACTTTTGGCTTTGGACGTAGTCCAAAACAAGGGAAGCGAGCGATCGAAACCGGAGCAATTTGGTTAAGCTACTAAGAGCACACGGAGGATGCCTAGGCGCTAGGAGCCGATGAAGGACGTGGCGAACAACGAAACTGCCTCGGGGAGCTGTAAGCAAGCTTTGATCCGGGGGTGTCCGAATGGGGAAACCCAGCTGGGGTAATTTCCAGTTACTCATAACTGAATACATAGGTTATGTAGAGGCATACCAGGGGAACTGAAACATCTAAGTACCCTGAGGAAGAGAAAACAATAGTGATTCCGTCAGTAGCGGCGAGCGAACGCGG
The window above is part of the Paenibacillus sp. 1781tsa1 genome. Proteins encoded here:
- a CDS encoding response regulator, whose translation is MMKTIMLVDDDPHIVKALTDHIDWPSLGLSIAGTASNGLDALELFHRMHPDVVMTDVYLPGMTGLEITQTLRRDHPHLPIIILSGYDEFENARAAMRWGVNHFLLKPAEVEEIESVLREVLLEQDVRERHERLERTYKQEVGRVLPYLRKQFLHELLTTRYRADELPKERMDYIGIHMSSQTRAISLQLNRPVFLTRMKERDWQLLRYGAADIIQETVKEQAARMNGQVEIVDYSDQVFVLLLLGDKDLLEECLPLIERMIDQIFTYLKIEVSAGIGRSKSHPCEAIDSYLESREAVETAEFQGGSRIYHYEASEDTEASVTDYSLLLRQWNEAWADIRPDLAEELWQDIHLLLREGNCVGIQDVQVVAVSLFDTLIHSWNRLHPMLTPPLAMSDFLREIQSKYALHDLVSWMDRIICNWLEQIRKEMGEKKSNKLIEQVKQYVELHYTEEISFEAIAKGLFVHPKYLSQLFKRVTGENFVSYLNGYRIQRALELLQSGHYMVYEVSEMTGFRNATYFSQVFKMLTGKSPSEVG